One region of Chryseobacterium muglaense genomic DNA includes:
- a CDS encoding CDP-alcohol phosphatidyltransferase family protein, translating into MKIIPYILIAIRFFLAPIVILLSYLNGTESRFIILTLMYVGLLTDIFDGIIARKVGVSSEKLRRLDSQVDLIFWLSLGFAAYFLNTELIKQKWIGIAIIFIMEALCYIISWLKFGKETCTHAWLSKLWGLSLLLAFTFLIGFQQVGWAFYLTIILGFISHLDVILIILILPKWNYDVPSSYHAWKIRNGVQRKKTTFFN; encoded by the coding sequence ATGAAAATAATACCTTATATATTAATAGCAATTCGATTCTTTTTAGCACCAATTGTAATTTTACTTTCTTATTTAAATGGTACAGAATCAAGATTTATCATTCTTACTTTAATGTACGTTGGATTACTCACAGATATATTTGACGGAATCATCGCTCGAAAAGTCGGAGTTTCATCAGAAAAATTACGAAGACTCGACAGTCAGGTCGATTTGATATTTTGGCTTTCGCTTGGTTTTGCAGCTTATTTTTTAAACACGGAACTAATTAAACAAAAATGGATAGGAATTGCTATTATTTTCATAATGGAAGCACTTTGTTACATTATAAGTTGGCTAAAATTCGGCAAAGAAACCTGTACACATGCCTGGCTTTCAAAATTGTGGGGATTAAGTTTATTGCTTGCATTTACCTTTCTTATTGGGTTTCAGCAAGTAGGCTGGGCATTTTATCTTACCATTATTTTAGGTTTTATTTCTCACTTAGATGTCATTCTTATTATTTTGATTCTTCCCAAATGGAATTACGATGTTCCCAGCTCTTATCACGCCTGGAAAATCAGAAATGGAGTACAGAGGAAAAAGACAACCTTTTTTAATTAA